One window of Penaeus chinensis breed Huanghai No. 1 chromosome 3, ASM1920278v2, whole genome shotgun sequence genomic DNA carries:
- the LOC125041986 gene encoding uncharacterized protein SYNPCC7002_A1628-like isoform X2, with protein MMKFHHLYKILIKDGVIDQQKQVIEPKQVSREVAGTVHSRTYVNKFFDGSTSEQEQRVTGFKWTPGLASRVRYETGGTLLAGKICLDRGLACSTGGGTHHAFPDYGSGYCLINDLAVTAYRLIESGLVTKVMIVDLDVHQGDGTAFIFQNRLDIFTLSLHCQNNFPLRKQESDLDVGLDVGLGDTGYMRILSEYLPATIDKFHPDVILYDAGVDPHEKDQLGKLKLTDQGLYNRDMFVLKTAICRGIPVMTVIGGGYDEILALSARHSIIHRVATEVWNSYL; from the exons ATGATGAAGTTCCATCACTTATATAAGATTCTTATCAAAGATGGTGTTATTGACCAGCAAAAGCag GTCATTGAGCCCAAACAAGTGAGTAGAGAAGTTGCAGGAACTGTACATTCAAGGACTTATGTGAATAAGTTCTTTGACGGCAGCACAAGTGAACAGGAGCAACGTGTGACAGGTTTCAAGTGGACCCCAGGACTTGCAAGTCGGGTTAGGTATGAGACAG GTGGGACACTCCTAGCAGGCAAGATATGTTTGGACCGTGGCCTTGCTTGCAGCACAGGTGGAGGAACACATCATGCCTTCCCTGACTATGGTTCTGGTTATTGCCTCATCAATGACTTGGCTGTCACTGCTTACAGACTCATAGAATCTGGTTTagtgacaaaagtaatgatagtagatTTGGATGTTCATCAG ggtgaTGGTACAGCATTCATATTTCAAAACCGGCTagacattttcactctctctctccactgccaAAATAATTTCCCGCTTAGAAAACAAGAAAGTGATTTAGATGTTGGTTTGGACGTTGGACTGGGAGACACTGGCTACATGAGAATCCTTTCA gAATATTTGCCGGCCACAATAGATAAGTTTCACCCAGACGTCATTTTGTATGATGCTGGTGTTGATCCACATGAGAAAGATCAACTAGGAAAATTGAAATTGACAGACCAAG GATTGTACAACCGTGACATGTTTGTCCTGAAAACAGCAATATGTCGAGGTATCCCTGTGATGACGGTGATAGGTGGGGGATATGATGAAATCTTAGCTCTTTCAGCCAGACACAGTATCATTCATAGAGTTGCGACAGAGGTGTGGAACAGCTATTTGTAA
- the LOC125041986 gene encoding uncharacterized protein SYNPCC7002_A1628-like isoform X1, whose protein sequence is MFACRGLQPKKCFSKRLVASRNGRAYHSVRDHLSEEELGQLQRITRLPVVHHEGYVCPLPPKHRFQMMKFHHLYKILIKDGVIDQQKQVIEPKQVSREVAGTVHSRTYVNKFFDGSTSEQEQRVTGFKWTPGLASRVRYETGGTLLAGKICLDRGLACSTGGGTHHAFPDYGSGYCLINDLAVTAYRLIESGLVTKVMIVDLDVHQGDGTAFIFQNRLDIFTLSLHCQNNFPLRKQESDLDVGLDVGLGDTGYMRILSEYLPATIDKFHPDVILYDAGVDPHEKDQLGKLKLTDQGLYNRDMFVLKTAICRGIPVMTVIGGGYDEILALSARHSIIHRVATEVWNSYL, encoded by the exons ATGTTTGCCTGTCGGGGACTTCAGCCGAAAAAATGTTTCAGCAAACGTTTGGTCGCCTCTCGAAATGGAAGGGCTTACCATTCGGTTAGA GACCATCTTTCTGAAGAGGAGTTGGGTCAGCTGCAGCGCATCACTCGCCTCCCAGTCGTCCACCATGAGGGTTATGtgtgccctctccctcccaaacaTCGATTCCAGATGATGAAGTTCCATCACTTATATAAGATTCTTATCAAAGATGGTGTTATTGACCAGCAAAAGCag GTCATTGAGCCCAAACAAGTGAGTAGAGAAGTTGCAGGAACTGTACATTCAAGGACTTATGTGAATAAGTTCTTTGACGGCAGCACAAGTGAACAGGAGCAACGTGTGACAGGTTTCAAGTGGACCCCAGGACTTGCAAGTCGGGTTAGGTATGAGACAG GTGGGACACTCCTAGCAGGCAAGATATGTTTGGACCGTGGCCTTGCTTGCAGCACAGGTGGAGGAACACATCATGCCTTCCCTGACTATGGTTCTGGTTATTGCCTCATCAATGACTTGGCTGTCACTGCTTACAGACTCATAGAATCTGGTTTagtgacaaaagtaatgatagtagatTTGGATGTTCATCAG ggtgaTGGTACAGCATTCATATTTCAAAACCGGCTagacattttcactctctctctccactgccaAAATAATTTCCCGCTTAGAAAACAAGAAAGTGATTTAGATGTTGGTTTGGACGTTGGACTGGGAGACACTGGCTACATGAGAATCCTTTCA gAATATTTGCCGGCCACAATAGATAAGTTTCACCCAGACGTCATTTTGTATGATGCTGGTGTTGATCCACATGAGAAAGATCAACTAGGAAAATTGAAATTGACAGACCAAG GATTGTACAACCGTGACATGTTTGTCCTGAAAACAGCAATATGTCGAGGTATCCCTGTGATGACGGTGATAGGTGGGGGATATGATGAAATCTTAGCTCTTTCAGCCAGACACAGTATCATTCATAGAGTTGCGACAGAGGTGTGGAACAGCTATTTGTAA
- the LOC125041997 gene encoding histone deacetylase 8-like encodes MVCQIAGASLTAARALTSGQANYAINWYGGWHHAQRDSASGFCYVNDIVLAIRQLRVKFDKILYIDLDVHHGDGVENAFLFTPKVMTLSFHQLEAGFFPGTGEKHDVGCGKGRHYTLNVPYRVGINNKQFIYLFESILYELCEVYFPDAIVCQCGADAISGDPIGGGNLTPDAFRSCIQHIRNLNKPTLFLGGGGYNKVNAAKLWTAITSAIVDKPLSTDIPEHRFFPLYGPSFELEVSVGLRKSENSQKSLDETINTVQENIGKLAELLGKKT; translated from the exons ATGGTGTGCCAGATTGCAGGAGCTTCACTAACAGCTGCTCGGGCTCTTACCTCAGGTCAGGCCAACTATGCAATAAACTGGTATGGAGGATGGCATCACGCACAGAG AGATTCTGCTTCTGGGTTTTGTTATGTGAATGACATTGTCTTAGCTATTCGTCAGCTTCGTGTGAAGTTTGACAAGATTCTTTACATCGACCTGGATGTTCATCATG GAGACGGAGTAGAGAATGCCTTCCTCTTCACTCCAAAGGTGATGACACTCTCATTCCATCAGCTGGAGGCAGGGTTCTTCCCAGGCACAGGAGAGAAGCATGATGTTGGCTGTGGCAAAGGGCGGCACTACACACTTAATGTACCATATAGAGTGGGGATAAACAACAAgcagttcatttatttgtttgaaaG tatccTGTATGAGTTGTGCGAGGTATATTTTCCTGATGCAATAGTGTGCCAGTGTGGTGCTGATGCAATAAGTGGAGACCCCATAGGAGGAGGAAACCTGACGCCAGATGCTTTCAGATCCTGCATACAACATATCCGGAATCTTAACAAGCCAACTCTTTTCCTTGGTGGAG GAGGCTACAATAAAGTGAATGCTGCTAAGCTGTGGACTGCAATTACTTCTGCTATTGTGGACAAACCATTGAGTACAGACATCCCAGAGCACAGG TTCTTCCCTCTTTATGGACCAAGTTTCGAGCTTGAAGTCAGCGTAGGGCTTCGCAAGAGTGAAAATTCACAGAAATCACTTGATGAGACCATAAATACAGTGCAAG AAAATATTGGTAAATTGGCAGAACTACTTGGGAAGAAAACTTAA